The following proteins are co-located in the Paludibaculum fermentans genome:
- a CDS encoding HAL/PAL/TAL family ammonia-lyase, whose product MLTLTGELLRPDELWRFCREAASAESLSIELSPAAWSRIEAAGAFVDRLVESGERIYGVNTGVGFLRNVVIDRDRLSELQKNLIRSHCCGVGEELPRALVLAMWVIVLNSACRGHRGLRRPTVEAALKLLQHGILGCVPARGSVGASGDLAPSAHAALALIGEGPCTVVRQGETLRIPAAQALAEEGLLPADLQPKEGLSLMNGTQMTTAMAVSVWSEAKNLLETANLATALSLLGVKGFPSVSPEELLIAHGHPGTLECGRMIREWLHDPVRPIHEPDHQQDPYCLRCAPQVHGAVLEEVEATETILVRELNSSADNPLVFADLGKVAHGGNFHAIQPARVCDRLASALTTLAAISERRVNLAMNGDRTGLPHFLISEGGLNSGLMMVQTTAAALVSECRSLSFPASTDSIPTNCDQEDHVSMGPIAALKAMRVAENVRYVLAIELLTAIQAIDLRKVEHLPPRTAAAHRMLRECADFLAQDRVNSHDIEAIAALIESGKLSRC is encoded by the coding sequence ATGCTCACTTTGACGGGCGAGCTGTTACGGCCAGACGAACTGTGGCGATTCTGCAGGGAGGCGGCTTCCGCGGAAAGCCTATCCATTGAACTGAGCCCCGCCGCCTGGTCTCGCATCGAAGCGGCGGGTGCGTTCGTCGACCGGTTAGTGGAGTCCGGTGAACGCATTTATGGCGTGAATACCGGCGTGGGCTTTCTACGGAACGTTGTCATTGATCGAGACCGGCTGTCGGAACTGCAGAAGAATCTGATCCGGTCGCATTGCTGTGGCGTGGGTGAGGAGCTGCCCCGTGCGCTCGTCCTAGCCATGTGGGTCATCGTACTGAACTCGGCTTGTCGCGGGCACCGGGGGCTGCGGCGACCAACGGTGGAGGCGGCGTTGAAACTACTACAGCATGGGATCTTGGGGTGCGTGCCAGCGCGCGGCAGCGTCGGCGCTTCCGGTGATCTGGCTCCTTCCGCGCACGCGGCCCTCGCCTTGATCGGGGAAGGGCCATGCACCGTGGTGCGTCAAGGAGAGACCCTTCGAATCCCGGCTGCACAGGCCCTCGCCGAAGAAGGCTTGCTACCTGCGGACCTCCAACCAAAGGAGGGACTCAGCCTCATGAACGGTACGCAGATGACGACGGCTATGGCGGTGTCCGTCTGGTCTGAGGCGAAGAATCTGCTGGAGACTGCCAATCTGGCGACGGCGCTCTCTCTCCTTGGTGTCAAGGGATTCCCATCCGTGTCGCCAGAGGAGCTATTGATTGCCCACGGCCACCCAGGAACCTTGGAGTGTGGGCGGATGATTCGGGAGTGGCTCCACGATCCCGTACGCCCGATTCACGAGCCGGATCATCAGCAGGATCCCTACTGCCTCCGCTGCGCGCCGCAAGTTCATGGCGCAGTCCTCGAAGAAGTGGAAGCTACGGAGACGATCCTGGTGAGGGAGTTGAACTCCTCGGCCGACAACCCCTTGGTCTTCGCAGATCTCGGCAAGGTAGCGCATGGCGGGAACTTCCATGCAATCCAGCCGGCACGCGTCTGTGATCGCCTGGCCTCAGCGCTGACGACGCTGGCCGCGATCTCGGAGCGACGCGTCAATCTTGCAATGAATGGCGACCGCACCGGCCTGCCGCATTTCCTGATCTCTGAGGGTGGACTGAACTCGGGCTTAATGATGGTGCAAACCACCGCGGCGGCTCTCGTAAGCGAGTGCCGGTCATTGAGCTTCCCTGCCAGCACAGACAGCATCCCCACGAACTGCGACCAGGAAGACCATGTGTCTATGGGACCCATTGCGGCGTTGAAGGCAATGCGAGTTGCTGAAAATGTCCGGTACGTGCTGGCCATAGAGCTCCTCACCGCCATCCAGGCGATCGACCTGCGGAAGGTGGAACATCTGCCGCCACGGACCGCGGCCGCCCACCGGATGCTGCGCGAATGTGCGGACTTTTTGGCTCAGGATCGGGTGAACTCGCACGACATCGAGGCCATTGCAGCCCTAATAGAGTCAGGCAAACTCTCTCGGTGCTAA
- a CDS encoding translocation/assembly module TamB domain-containing protein, translated as MSRRLKWILATVVLLLAGLSAGIVLVLRSDWLREKLRASIVEEVERASGGQATLKSFDFDWGTMTARTGEFTLRGKEAQEQAPLFQADRIQLGLTVLSWIGRDVRLNDLTVEKPRIHIYVAQDGTTNLPEPKLKKTGGNAVQDLIALKIGKLNVRDGLLEFDSKAIPFSVVAEGLNATLTYDMVKPRYKAAISARALRLPDGLAPQLEATALLEANQLEIERARLSLGDSWLEASGPLKDFKNLSGDLKFKGSVLMRDIPGSPVQEGFAVAEGTALFGPDRTPLVQGTIRLEQAGYTAKGVRLRNVSAASKFELTPSLLILTGLGVRSPYGAWNGAGELRDWKLFHLKGDLTAVALDLVQAAVLDQPYAWDGSLRGPVEVSGEITSAGVAHLLAKVALDVAPKEGDLPVSGRIEAAWNQDSGKLDLGASHLETQSARVNFQGTLGERLEVGLFASRLHDLDPVIGLLLREDGYRLPISLEDGEARVNAVVSGDLKDPRLQGHVSMTNAVYESVLFQRVAAEFQLSRGRLELTAMELRRNEAATSGHLALGLKNWVPGSDSVLDGAFDLKNAKLIDLLQVAKITAPIQGGLAGAVTLGGTLGQPVGSLNFTLTGVDWQEEKFDRIAGNLQLKPGGALQGAADLDQMHLSLAGQYQHPNGNFRAGELNLTMQSSGLQLRDSERAMTIRPGLDGDVKAELRTRVSIEDGTPLLRALDGALAIRGLRIGGRQLGELLVNGTTSSGQLTVTASLNLPGSKVEGDATIQLSGDYASKGTFRSPRLPFRLIKDLTSSSADPSKDEPWPARGFIEGSVAWQAPLTDPRKGSAVITVKTLQVRPRDAQPLETQVDTNDMTLRNDGPLVIEVDANSARFKSAKVTALDTSLALSGAYLFPAKNPWNLNVKGSANLAILGSFRPDLISTGVAEIDASVRGTAADPQLSGRMTIQKASFFLKDLPNGIENASGTVYFEKNRANIEQLTGQTGGGKFSVNGFLGVSGQELTYRLQANASNIRVRYPEGVSTTLDAALTLTGSTFRSLLAGSITIQRSGFSSGSDLASMVGGSGNPIPSAASQHEFLRNLQFDVRIRTTPDAVFQSSYTQDLQTEADLRLRGSPAKPILLGSVKSSQGGIQFFGNRYTVSRGEILFYNTAVVQPQIDLDLETRVRGITVYINVNGPLSRLNFTYRSEPPLQSSEIVALLTVGRQPESTSSSVTASQSIRNQNVMENTPNSLLGGALSAGVSSRVERFFGSSRIRIDPNFTGVENLPQARLSVEQSISRDITLTYITNLSRSQQQIVRVEWDLNKQWSVVAVKDENGTFAMDFLYRKRFK; from the coding sequence ATGAGCCGGCGCCTGAAGTGGATCCTGGCGACGGTGGTGCTGCTCCTGGCCGGGCTGTCCGCAGGAATCGTGCTCGTATTGCGCAGCGATTGGCTGCGTGAGAAGCTGCGGGCTTCCATCGTCGAGGAGGTGGAGCGCGCGTCAGGCGGCCAGGCGACCCTGAAGTCATTCGACTTTGATTGGGGTACGATGACCGCCCGTACCGGTGAGTTCACCCTGCGCGGGAAAGAAGCGCAGGAGCAGGCTCCTCTCTTCCAGGCCGACCGGATTCAGCTGGGTCTCACCGTCCTTTCGTGGATTGGACGCGACGTCCGGCTAAACGACCTGACGGTGGAGAAGCCGCGCATCCACATCTATGTGGCCCAGGATGGCACCACGAACCTGCCCGAGCCCAAGCTGAAGAAGACCGGCGGCAATGCCGTCCAGGATCTCATCGCCCTCAAGATCGGCAAGCTGAACGTACGCGATGGGTTGTTGGAGTTCGACTCCAAGGCCATTCCCTTCTCTGTGGTGGCGGAAGGATTGAATGCGACCCTGACCTACGACATGGTGAAGCCGCGCTACAAGGCCGCAATTTCGGCCCGCGCGCTGCGCCTGCCGGATGGCCTGGCTCCGCAGTTGGAAGCGACCGCTCTGCTGGAGGCCAACCAACTGGAGATCGAACGGGCACGGTTGAGCCTGGGCGACTCCTGGCTGGAAGCATCCGGGCCGCTCAAGGACTTCAAGAACCTCTCGGGTGATCTGAAGTTCAAAGGGTCCGTGCTGATGCGGGACATACCCGGCAGCCCCGTCCAGGAAGGCTTTGCTGTGGCCGAAGGTACGGCGCTCTTCGGCCCCGATCGCACCCCCTTGGTACAAGGCACTATCCGGCTGGAACAGGCCGGCTACACGGCGAAGGGCGTCAGGCTGAGAAACGTCAGCGCGGCGTCGAAGTTTGAACTCACTCCGTCGCTGTTGATCCTCACCGGACTGGGTGTCAGAAGCCCTTACGGTGCCTGGAATGGCGCCGGAGAACTGCGCGACTGGAAGCTCTTCCATCTGAAGGGAGACTTGACGGCGGTAGCGCTGGATCTGGTGCAGGCCGCGGTTCTGGACCAGCCCTATGCCTGGGACGGCAGCTTGCGCGGACCGGTCGAGGTGTCGGGAGAGATCACCTCCGCCGGCGTCGCCCATTTATTGGCGAAGGTGGCATTGGATGTCGCGCCGAAGGAGGGCGACCTGCCGGTTTCGGGCCGCATCGAGGCCGCGTGGAATCAGGATAGCGGCAAGTTGGACCTGGGCGCCTCACACCTCGAAACGCAATCGGCTCGAGTGAACTTCCAGGGGACGTTGGGCGAGCGGTTGGAAGTGGGTTTGTTCGCATCCCGGCTGCACGATCTGGATCCCGTCATCGGGCTGCTGCTCAGGGAAGACGGTTACCGGTTGCCCATCAGTCTGGAAGATGGCGAAGCACGCGTGAATGCGGTGGTGAGCGGCGACCTGAAGGATCCGCGCCTTCAGGGCCACGTTTCGATGACGAATGCTGTCTACGAGTCCGTCCTGTTCCAGCGCGTCGCCGCCGAGTTCCAGCTTTCCCGCGGCCGTCTGGAACTGACCGCGATGGAGCTGCGGCGCAACGAGGCGGCCACCAGCGGCCATCTGGCGCTCGGCCTGAAGAATTGGGTGCCCGGCTCGGACAGTGTGCTCGATGGCGCCTTTGACCTGAAAAACGCCAAATTGATTGACCTGTTGCAGGTCGCCAAAATCACCGCGCCCATCCAGGGCGGGCTGGCCGGTGCGGTCACCCTGGGCGGAACCCTGGGCCAACCCGTGGGGTCGTTGAACTTCACGTTGACCGGGGTCGACTGGCAGGAAGAGAAGTTCGACCGCATCGCCGGCAATCTCCAGCTGAAACCGGGCGGCGCGCTGCAGGGCGCGGCGGACCTCGACCAGATGCACTTGTCCCTGGCCGGCCAGTATCAGCACCCCAACGGCAATTTCCGGGCCGGTGAACTGAACCTGACGATGCAGTCCAGTGGGCTGCAACTCCGCGACTCGGAACGGGCGATGACGATCCGGCCCGGTCTGGACGGCGACGTCAAGGCTGAGTTGCGCACCCGCGTCAGCATTGAGGACGGAACGCCGCTCCTGCGTGCCCTCGACGGCGCGCTGGCCATTCGCGGGCTCCGCATCGGAGGCCGCCAGCTCGGCGAACTGCTAGTGAACGGCACCACTTCCAGTGGACAACTGACTGTCACGGCCAGCCTCAATCTGCCCGGCAGCAAAGTGGAAGGAGATGCGACCATACAGCTCTCCGGCGACTATGCGTCGAAGGGCACATTCCGCTCCCCACGCCTGCCGTTCCGCCTTATCAAGGATCTCACCTCCAGTTCGGCCGACCCGTCAAAGGACGAGCCCTGGCCGGCGCGTGGTTTCATCGAAGGATCCGTCGCCTGGCAGGCGCCGCTGACCGACCCGCGCAAGGGCTCGGCCGTCATTACAGTGAAGACCCTGCAGGTGCGCCCACGCGACGCCCAGCCATTGGAAACGCAGGTCGACACTAACGATATGACACTGCGGAACGACGGCCCGCTGGTGATCGAGGTGGATGCGAACTCGGCCCGTTTCAAGTCGGCCAAGGTGACCGCGCTGGACACCAGCCTGGCGCTCTCCGGGGCGTATCTTTTCCCGGCTAAGAATCCGTGGAACCTGAACGTCAAGGGCTCGGCGAACCTGGCGATTCTGGGCAGCTTCCGGCCCGATCTCATATCCACCGGCGTGGCGGAGATTGACGCCTCCGTGCGTGGCACGGCCGCCGATCCCCAGTTGAGCGGCCGCATGACCATCCAAAAGGCCTCATTCTTCCTCAAGGATCTGCCCAACGGGATTGAGAATGCGAGCGGCACCGTCTACTTCGAGAAGAATCGCGCCAACATCGAACAGCTCACCGGCCAGACCGGCGGCGGCAAGTTCTCTGTAAACGGGTTTCTCGGCGTGTCGGGCCAGGAGCTCACCTACCGCCTGCAGGCCAACGCTTCCAACATTCGCGTGCGCTACCCCGAAGGCGTGAGCACGACTCTGGACGCGGCATTGACGCTGACCGGTTCGACCTTCCGCAGCCTGCTGGCCGGCTCGATCACTATCCAGCGCTCCGGCTTCAGCAGCGGCAGCGATCTGGCGAGCATGGTCGGCGGCTCCGGCAACCCCATTCCGTCGGCGGCTTCGCAACACGAGTTCCTGCGCAACCTGCAGTTCGATGTACGCATCCGCACGACGCCTGACGCTGTCTTCCAGAGCAGCTACACCCAGGATCTGCAGACTGAGGCGGATTTGCGGCTGCGGGGCAGCCCGGCGAAGCCCATCCTTCTGGGCAGCGTGAAATCCAGCCAGGGCGGCATCCAGTTCTTCGGCAACCGCTACACCGTCTCACGCGGTGAGATCCTCTTTTACAACACGGCCGTCGTCCAGCCGCAAATCGACCTGGACCTGGAAACGAGGGTCCGCGGCATCACGGTCTACATCAACGTCAACGGCCCGTTGAGCCGCCTGAACTTCACATACCGGTCCGAACCGCCGCTGCAGTCGTCCGAAATTGTGGCGCTGCTCACCGTCGGCCGCCAGCCCGAATCCACTTCCAGTTCCGTCACTGCCTCCCAGAGCATCCGCAATCAGAACGTGATGGAGAACACGCCGAACTCCCTGCTGGGCGGAGCCTTGAGCGCCGGAGTCTCCAGCCGCGTCGAGCGCTTCTTCGGCTCCAGCCGGATCCGCATCGATCCCAACTTCACCGGAGTGGAAAACCTCCCACAGGCGCGCCTCTCCGTCGAACAGTCCATTTCGCGCGACATCACGCTCACCTACATCACGAACCTCAGCCGGTCGCAGCAGCAGATCGTACGCGTCGAGTGGGATTTGAACAAACAGTGGTCCGTTGTCGCGGTCAAGGATGAAAACGGCACCTTTGCCATGGACTTCCTCTACCGCAAGAGGTTTAAGTAA
- the hemQ gene encoding hydrogen peroxide-dependent heme synthase, giving the protein MSNPIVPFTLEGASVLHQTFHVRWDEWRALDGQSRTAIVHEWSEWLTMQEGAEGGEQSAAYALLGHKGDLMLLHYRADFVGLLEAQSQVQHLRLSEFLDVSNSYLSIVELGLYESTRKIHDDLNERGIEPGSPEWESASAEVLDRQRRAMAGRLAPEIPESRYLCFYPMDRKRGEDKNWYQVPFADRQKMMHEHGMIGRKYGGVVKQVISGSIGLDNWEWAVDLFADSPVPFKQLIYEMRFDEVSAVYALFGEFCIGLRVPSEKFGSFMKGEIRNAVE; this is encoded by the coding sequence ATGAGTAATCCCATCGTCCCCTTCACGCTGGAAGGCGCGTCCGTCCTGCACCAGACGTTTCACGTTCGTTGGGACGAGTGGCGCGCCCTGGACGGGCAGTCGCGGACCGCCATTGTGCACGAGTGGTCCGAATGGCTGACCATGCAGGAGGGTGCCGAGGGTGGCGAGCAGTCGGCCGCCTACGCGCTGCTGGGGCACAAGGGCGACCTGATGCTGCTCCACTACCGCGCGGATTTTGTCGGGCTGCTGGAAGCGCAGTCGCAAGTCCAGCACCTGCGGCTCAGCGAGTTTCTCGACGTCTCGAACTCCTACCTCAGCATTGTGGAACTGGGCCTCTACGAGTCGACACGCAAGATTCACGACGATCTCAACGAGCGCGGCATCGAGCCGGGCAGCCCCGAGTGGGAATCGGCCTCGGCCGAAGTTCTCGACCGCCAGCGCCGCGCCATGGCCGGCCGCCTGGCGCCCGAAATCCCCGAATCGCGCTATCTCTGCTTCTACCCGATGGACCGCAAACGCGGCGAAGACAAGAACTGGTACCAAGTGCCGTTCGCCGACCGTCAGAAGATGATGCACGAGCACGGCATGATCGGCCGCAAATACGGCGGCGTGGTGAAACAGGTGATTTCCGGCTCCATCGGCCTCGACAACTGGGAATGGGCCGTCGACCTGTTCGCGGACTCCCCCGTGCCCTTCAAGCAGTTGATCTACGAGATGCGCTTCGACGAAGTCAGCGCGGTGTATGCCCTGTTCGGCGAATTCTGCATCGGCCTGCGCGTGCCGTCCGAGAAGTTCGGCTCTTTCATGAAGGGCGAGATTCGAAACGCCGTAGAATAG
- a CDS encoding DUF2103 domain-containing protein: MRLRASQNKLKIEHSIIDGLRPVLERLLVHDDIRSIIPGVIKPVRDARGAVKIRVTVPTQNGWKAIALSAGARQELFVSTAIPQEELERRIAAALVE, from the coding sequence ATGCGCCTGCGAGCCAGCCAGAACAAGCTCAAAATCGAGCACAGCATTATCGATGGTCTGCGGCCTGTGCTTGAGCGCCTGCTCGTCCACGACGACATCCGCAGCATCATCCCGGGCGTGATCAAGCCCGTACGGGATGCGCGCGGCGCTGTGAAGATCCGCGTGACCGTGCCGACGCAGAATGGCTGGAAGGCGATCGCGCTTTCGGCCGGCGCCCGGCAGGAGCTTTTCGTGAGTACGGCGATCCCGCAGGAGGAGTTGGAGAGGCGCATCGCCGCCGCCCTGGTCGAGTAG
- a CDS encoding outer membrane protein assembly factor, whose product MTQPRLWTALLTCLLAGAAPMWGGEDLSPFYGKTIESIRFEPEKQPLSNEQLALLIGLKAGDTLAELPLSKAIERLWTSGRYVDIVAEGEAKGAGVELTFVTTWASFVSRVTVEGVPEPPNPAQLTNATKLGLGDPFEDSLLPGAESSLQDVLRNNGFYTATIRHETSSRPETEETDIRFYIQPGPRAKLTRPVFEGEPAMSEKKLIRLTNFQRWYGLRGWKDMDGRRVQRAVEKMRDAYLKTEHLEATIRIASVDYDPKSITVTPHFLIHAGPSVFVKTEGAKISKGQLRRLLPIYQERTVDRELLLEGQMNLERYFEAQGFYDAKVTYSLADPTPEGAQTIQFRIQKGPRYRLVHLDVGGNKYFDQQTIRERLGMIPARFPRYRRGQFSQQLMEQDEASILDLYRSNGFRDAEVKSVVERGFKGKATDLGVTLAITEGAQWFVTDLELTGVDLQLLDVIKAFLASTPGQPYSVASVAADRDNVLNWYFNNGYPDATFDASVVVADEPNRIILKYAVTEGRRNFVRDILVSGLKATRPDLVNHRLAVAPGQPLSQGSIVETQRRLYDLGIFAKVDVAVQNPDGRERDKYVLLQVEEAKKYSLNLGFGAEFGRIGGGSNSFDSPAGASGFSPRGQIGLTRSNIFGLAHTASATIRVSSIQQRLLASYLAPQFLGNENFNLTFSSLVDRSRDVRTYTSNRSESSVQLGQKVSRGITMQYRATARFVFIDRNSLKIDPTLIPIYSQPVKTIAASASFIQDHRDDPLDARRGFYNTLDAGYAVPFSGTSTNYFRLVAKNSTYHPLRREVVIARTTSFGWLHNLDNEPVPLPENFYAGGASTHRGFPDNQAGPRDLVTGYPIGGAAFLFFQHELRFPLVGTNLTGVLFHDMGNVFSSFDNISFRYRQKNQQDFDYTVQAMGFGFRIKTPVGPLRLDLAYAPNTPRFVGFVGSRDDLINGTGQYNVPQRVSRFQWHFSIGQAF is encoded by the coding sequence GTGACTCAGCCTAGGCTCTGGACGGCATTGCTGACGTGTCTGTTGGCGGGTGCGGCTCCAATGTGGGGCGGTGAAGACCTGTCGCCTTTTTACGGCAAAACGATTGAGTCGATCCGGTTCGAGCCTGAGAAACAACCTCTTTCCAACGAACAACTTGCGCTGTTGATTGGGCTGAAGGCCGGCGACACGCTGGCCGAACTGCCACTCAGCAAGGCCATTGAACGGCTGTGGACGAGCGGCCGCTACGTTGATATTGTGGCCGAAGGCGAGGCGAAGGGCGCCGGAGTTGAGCTTACCTTCGTCACAACCTGGGCCTCCTTCGTCAGCCGCGTGACCGTTGAGGGTGTGCCCGAACCGCCCAATCCGGCTCAGTTGACCAACGCCACAAAGCTGGGTCTCGGCGACCCCTTCGAGGACAGCTTGCTGCCGGGCGCGGAGAGCAGCCTCCAGGATGTGCTGCGCAACAACGGCTTCTACACCGCGACGATCCGGCATGAGACCAGCTCGCGGCCCGAGACGGAGGAGACCGACATCCGGTTCTACATCCAGCCGGGTCCTCGCGCCAAACTGACCAGGCCGGTCTTTGAAGGTGAGCCGGCGATGAGCGAAAAAAAGCTTATCCGGCTGACGAACTTCCAGCGCTGGTACGGCTTGCGCGGCTGGAAAGACATGGACGGCCGGCGGGTGCAGCGCGCGGTGGAGAAGATGCGCGACGCGTATCTGAAGACAGAGCACCTGGAAGCCACCATCCGCATCGCCTCGGTAGACTACGATCCAAAATCCATCACCGTCACGCCGCACTTCCTGATTCATGCGGGCCCCAGCGTGTTCGTGAAGACGGAGGGAGCGAAGATTTCCAAGGGCCAGTTGCGCAGACTGCTGCCGATCTATCAGGAGCGCACGGTGGACCGCGAATTGCTTCTGGAAGGACAGATGAATCTGGAGCGCTACTTCGAGGCCCAGGGCTTCTACGACGCGAAGGTCACATACTCGCTGGCCGACCCGACGCCCGAAGGCGCGCAAACCATCCAGTTCCGCATCCAGAAGGGCCCACGGTACCGCCTGGTTCACTTGGATGTCGGCGGCAACAAGTACTTCGACCAACAGACCATCCGCGAGCGTCTGGGGATGATCCCAGCCCGTTTTCCGCGCTACCGCCGCGGCCAGTTCAGCCAGCAACTGATGGAACAGGATGAAGCCTCGATCCTGGATCTCTATCGCTCGAACGGCTTCCGCGATGCGGAAGTGAAGTCGGTCGTGGAACGCGGCTTCAAGGGGAAAGCGACTGACCTGGGCGTGACCCTGGCGATCACCGAAGGCGCCCAGTGGTTCGTCACGGACCTGGAATTGACTGGCGTCGATCTTCAACTTCTGGACGTCATCAAGGCATTTCTCGCCTCCACACCGGGGCAGCCCTACTCCGTGGCGAGCGTAGCCGCCGATCGGGACAACGTTCTCAATTGGTACTTCAACAACGGCTACCCGGACGCCACCTTCGACGCGTCGGTGGTGGTGGCCGACGAACCCAATCGAATCATCTTGAAATACGCCGTGACGGAAGGCCGCCGCAATTTTGTGCGCGACATCCTGGTCAGCGGCTTGAAGGCCACACGCCCGGACCTCGTGAACCATCGGTTGGCGGTGGCGCCAGGGCAGCCGCTGTCGCAGGGCAGCATCGTCGAGACACAGCGGCGGTTGTACGATCTCGGTATCTTCGCCAAGGTCGACGTCGCCGTTCAGAACCCGGACGGCCGTGAGCGCGACAAGTATGTCCTGCTGCAGGTGGAAGAGGCCAAGAAGTACTCGCTGAATCTCGGCTTCGGCGCCGAGTTCGGGCGCATCGGCGGCGGCAGCAATAGTTTCGATTCGCCGGCCGGAGCTTCCGGCTTCTCACCGCGAGGGCAGATCGGCCTGACGCGCTCGAACATCTTCGGGCTGGCGCATACCGCCAGCGCCACCATCCGAGTGTCCAGCATCCAGCAGCGCCTGTTGGCCAGCTACCTGGCTCCGCAGTTCCTGGGAAACGAGAATTTCAATCTCACCTTCAGTTCGCTGGTTGACCGTTCGCGTGACGTGCGCACCTACACTTCAAACCGTTCGGAGAGCTCGGTTCAGTTGGGCCAGAAGGTGAGCCGCGGCATTACGATGCAGTATCGTGCGACGGCGCGCTTTGTCTTCATCGACAGGAATTCCCTGAAGATTGACCCGACCCTGATTCCCATCTACTCTCAGCCGGTGAAGACGATCGCCGCCTCCGCTTCCTTCATCCAGGACCATCGTGACGATCCGCTGGACGCGCGCCGCGGCTTCTACAACACGCTGGACGCGGGCTATGCCGTGCCGTTCTCCGGAACAAGCACCAACTACTTCCGCCTGGTGGCGAAGAATTCGACCTACCATCCGCTGCGCCGTGAAGTCGTGATCGCCCGGACCACCTCGTTCGGCTGGCTGCACAACCTGGACAATGAACCCGTGCCGCTGCCCGAAAACTTCTATGCCGGCGGCGCCTCCACCCATCGCGGCTTCCCTGATAACCAGGCCGGCCCGCGCGATCTGGTTACCGGCTACCCCATCGGCGGGGCGGCTTTCCTGTTCTTCCAGCACGAACTGCGCTTCCCGCTGGTTGGCACCAATCTGACCGGCGTGCTCTTCCACGACATGGGCAACGTGTTCTCGTCCTTCGATAACATCTCGTTCCGCTACCGTCAGAAGAACCAGCAGGATTTCGACTACACAGTGCAGGCGATGGGCTTCGGCTTCCGCATCAAAACGCCGGTGGGCCCCCTGCGGCTGGATTTGGCCTATGCTCCGAACACTCCGCGATTCGTGGGTTTCGTGGGCAGCCGCGACGATCTGATCAACGGCACGGGGCAATATAACGTGCCGCAACGGGTGAGCCGCTTCCAGTGGCATTTCTCCATCGGGCAGGCCTTCTAA
- a CDS encoding ThiF family adenylyltransferase, with product MTDSERDRYSRQILLPGIGAPGQQLLLDACVAVVGCGALGAFHAGALARAGVGRILLVDRDFVELSNLQRQWLYEEADAREALPKAVAAARAIGRINSGVRAEALVDDLTAGNIHDLLQPASLILDGTDNFETRYLLNDYAVDRAIPWIYGGAVGTYGLAMPILPGRSACFECIYPEPPSGAQPTCDTAGVLNTITSLVASWQVSLALRLLCGQEVEPRISTFDAWTGVIRQVAMPSADPACPACGGARTCRHLHGEDRVPISLCGRNAVQIHDRRRPLDLDALAASLSPLGQVRSNGFALRFVVQPYEMTIFPDGRAIIKGTQDPGLARSLYSRYIGN from the coding sequence ATGACTGATTCCGAGCGCGACCGCTACAGCCGCCAGATCCTTTTGCCCGGCATCGGCGCACCAGGCCAACAGCTTCTGCTCGACGCCTGTGTTGCCGTCGTCGGCTGTGGAGCGCTGGGCGCCTTCCACGCCGGCGCCCTGGCCCGCGCTGGCGTCGGCCGCATCCTGCTGGTTGACCGCGACTTCGTCGAACTCAGCAACCTGCAGCGCCAATGGCTCTATGAGGAAGCCGATGCCCGCGAAGCTCTACCCAAAGCGGTGGCCGCCGCCCGTGCCATTGGCCGGATCAACTCCGGCGTCCGAGCCGAGGCCCTGGTGGACGACCTGACCGCGGGCAACATCCACGACCTGTTGCAGCCCGCCTCGCTCATCCTGGACGGTACCGACAACTTCGAAACCCGGTATCTGCTCAACGACTACGCCGTCGACCGCGCCATACCGTGGATTTATGGTGGAGCCGTGGGGACCTATGGCCTCGCCATGCCGATCCTGCCCGGTCGATCCGCCTGTTTCGAGTGCATCTACCCGGAACCGCCCAGCGGAGCCCAACCCACCTGCGACACCGCCGGTGTGCTGAATACCATCACAAGTCTGGTGGCGTCCTGGCAGGTCTCGCTGGCCCTGCGCCTGCTCTGCGGCCAGGAAGTGGAGCCCCGCATCTCGACCTTCGATGCCTGGACCGGTGTCATCCGCCAGGTAGCCATGCCCTCAGCGGATCCCGCCTGTCCCGCGTGCGGAGGAGCGCGCACCTGCCGCCATCTGCACGGCGAAGACCGTGTACCCATCAGCCTCTGCGGCCGCAACGCGGTGCAGATCCACGACCGCCGCCGCCCGCTGGACCTCGATGCGCTTGCCGCCAGCCTGTCGCCGTTGGGGCAGGTCCGGTCGAACGGCTTCGCACTCCGCTTTGTCGTGCAGCCGTATGAGATGACGATTTTCCCGGACGGACGGGCGATCATCAAGGGGACGCAGGATCCAGGCCTGGCCCGCAGCCTGTATTCCCGCTACATCGGCAACTGA